The segment TTTTGGAATATCACCACTAAGTTGTAGCGCTTGGTAGCGCAGCGCGCAGACACGCAAAAATGAGGTGAAATTTCCAAGATCGTGGCCAGCATCAATCGACTCATGATAGAGCCGCGTGATGAGTTGAGCCGTGTTCATCCCATCTCGTTGAGCCATCTCTTCCAGGAGGTGCCAGAAGTAGTTTTCCATGCGAACGCTAGTCACCATGCCATCAATGCGCAGTGAGTGTGTGGCGCTGCGCCATAGCTCAGGGTCTGCATCAATAAACAGTTTGCACATCGCTATGCTCTCTCTGCTATCAAGCTCTCTGCTACAAGCTCTGCTATCGAGTAAATTGCCTGCTCTTCAGCATAGCGGCTAACAGAAAACGCGCCCAACCGCGTTGAACTCAATATCGCTGGGCGCGAAAGGGGTCGCCTATTAGTACTACTTATCATTAGTACTACTTATCCAATAGCGCCATAAATTGAGCAAGCCAAGCAGGGTGTGCAGGCCATGCAGGTGCAGTGACCAAGTTGCCATCCGTCACTGCATCGGTGACCTCCAGGTTTGCAAAGTGGCCACCAGCAAGTTCCACTTCTGGCTGGCAAGCCGGATAAGCGGAACACTGCTTGCCTTCTAGAACCTTCGCTGCTGCCAGCAACTGGGCGCCATGACAGATAGCAGCGACAGGCTTCTGGGCTTCAAAAAAGTGCTTCACCATCGCCAGTACGTCTTGATTTAAACGCAGATATTCTGGTGCACGACCACCAGGAACCACCAAGGCGTCGTAGTCTGCGGGGTTAACTTTGGCAAAATCGGCATTCAGAGCGAAACGATGGCCGGGCTTTTCAGTGTACGTTTGGTCACCTTCAAAATCATGAATTGCCGTTGCCACGGTATCACCGGCTACTTTGTCGGGACACACCGCGTCGACTTGATGCCCAACCGCCATTAGCGCCTGGAAAGGCACCATTGTTTCGTAATCTTCAGTGAAATCACCGGTAATCATTAAAATTCGCTTGTTGCTCATCTCACTTCTCCTTGTCGTTATTGATCGAGGCGCAAAGCACGCGCATGGCGTGTTCAATGAGAGTAGCAAGCACGGTTATGCAGCGGGTAGTAAGCCGCTACTACATGTAAATTCGGCGACGATGAAAGATAATAGGTCACCCGCCTCTAATCGGCTCCTTTGGGGGAAGTGTACTAGCCTTACGAGCCACACGCGACATAAAGGAACTGAATGCTCACTATCTCAAATAACGTGACGATAGCGGACTGGGAAATCGATATTAGTCAGATCAGAGCTCAAGGCTCGGGCGGCCAAAACGTCAATAAAGTCGCCTCTGCGGTGCATTTACGTTTCGATATTCAAAGCTCTACGCTACCGCCAATTTACAAAGAGCGACTAATGGCTCTGTCTGATCAGCGAATCAGTAAAGAGGGCGTGGTGATTATCAAAGCGCAGAGTTATCGCACCCTGGAATTGAATAAAGAGGATGCGCTTGCACGCTTAAAAGCACTGATTCAAAGTGCAGGCAAGCAGCAGAAAACACGGCGTCCAACTAAGCCCACCAAAGGCTCACAGCGACGCCGCGTGGATCACAAAACTCGTAAAGGCAAAACGAAGTCGCTGCGTGGTAAAGTGCCACTCTCATAAGACGTGAACTGAATTTAAGCTGCGCACTGTCCATAAGAGGTGAACAGAGTAAGTAATGCTCACCTAGCGCCGTTTTCTCACTACTGCATTGAGCTTAGCCATCATGTCCAGCGACTCCCCCACTACACTCTGCGTTATTCGCCCACTGACGCCCTGTATTCAGGTGTGCAGCATTGATTCCACTTATTCATTATGCCAAGGCTGCGGTCGCACGCTAGATGAGATTGCCTGCTGGGGGAGCATGACCGAGGCCGAGAAGGCCCCGGTATGGGAGCGACTTGAGCAAACAGGCTATGTCGATACATTACGCCCTGAAGAGCACTAGTCCTCTTCTGTATGCCGGTCACCCAGAATGTGATGAAGTTCGCCACACGCCACCATTGGATCATCGCAGTTAATCACGATTTTTGATTCTGCCAATACATAGCTACGTCCAGTCGTGGTGTTCTCCACCACTTGATAAGCGCCTTCTTGATGTGTGCCAGTGAAGGTGCCGATAAACCCTGTTTCACGTAGTGATACGGTTTCTAACTTATCACCGATTGTCAGCCGGCCTTCATAATTCATCAGCGCCAACCGCGCTGAGGTGCCCGTGCCTGTGGTGCTACGACAAATAACCCC is part of the Halomonas sp. GT genome and harbors:
- a CDS encoding ribbon-helix-helix domain-containing protein, giving the protein MCKLFIDADPELWRSATHSLRIDGMVTSVRMENYFWHLLEEMAQRDGMNTAQLITRLYHESIDAGHDLGNFTSFLRVCALRYQALQLSGDIPKNVEVAIGSLDAQQILSREAATRTNQMH
- a CDS encoding DJ-1/PfpI family protein produces the protein MSNKRILMITGDFTEDYETMVPFQALMAVGHQVDAVCPDKVAGDTVATAIHDFEGDQTYTEKPGHRFALNADFAKVNPADYDALVVPGGRAPEYLRLNQDVLAMVKHFFEAQKPVAAICHGAQLLAAAKVLEGKQCSAYPACQPEVELAGGHFANLEVTDAVTDGNLVTAPAWPAHPAWLAQFMALLDK
- the arfB gene encoding alternative ribosome rescue aminoacyl-tRNA hydrolase ArfB, whose protein sequence is MLTISNNVTIADWEIDISQIRAQGSGGQNVNKVASAVHLRFDIQSSTLPPIYKERLMALSDQRISKEGVVIIKAQSYRTLELNKEDALARLKALIQSAGKQQKTRRPTKPTKGSQRRRVDHKTRKGKTKSLRGKVPLS
- a CDS encoding DUF1289 domain-containing protein; this encodes MSSDSPTTLCVIRPLTPCIQVCSIDSTYSLCQGCGRTLDEIACWGSMTEAEKAPVWERLEQTGYVDTLRPEEH